Genomic segment of Candidatus Methylomirabilis limnetica:
GTCGTCTTTGCGCCACGGCGAGGGAGGGCGCTTGGATAAACTGATTATCAGAGGTGGGGCGCCCCTCAGAGGACAGGTAGAGGTTAGTGGCGCCAAGAACGCGGCCCTGCCGGCAATGGTGGCGTCTTTACTCACAGAGGAGTCGATCCGGCTTCATCGTATTCCGCAACTGGGCGACGTGAGGACGATTATCGGTCTGCTCAACCATTTAGGCGTGAGCGTCGAAGGACGTGATCGAGAGCCCATATCCCTTCGTGCTGATCGCATCGATCGGTTTGAGGCTCCCTACCAACTGGTCAAGACGATGCGGGCATCGGTGCTGGTGCTTGGCCCGCTGCTGGCCCGTTTCGGCCGGGCACGGGTCTCTTTGCCAGGAGGGTGCGCGATAGGGACGAGGCCGATCAATCTGCATCTCGCAGCCCTTGAGAAGATGGGTGCAACGGTCAGCTTGGATGCCGGGTACGTAGAGGCCAAGGCGCCACGCTTGAAGGGTGCCAGGATCACATTTGATGGCCAGACCGTTACCGGCACCGAGAATCTGATGATGGCCGCCACCCTGGCGGATGGGGTTACGGTATTGGAAAACGCCGCGTGCGAGCCCGAGGTCACTGACCTGGCCGCCCTGCTGAATCGCATGGGGGCGAGAATCGAAGGCGCTGGTACTCCGACGATCAGCATCGAGGGTACCTCACATCTGCACGGGGCAGAGCACGAGGTGATCCCGGACAGGGTCGAGACCGGGACCTTTATGGTTGCGGCTGCGATTACCGGTGGTGATGTGACCATCAATCGCTGCCTGCCGTATCACCTGGAAGCAGTCACGGAGAAACTGCGGGAGACAGGCGTGCGCGTGGAGGAGACGGACTGTAGTATTCGGGTCGTGGGAGATGGGCACGTGAGAGGAGTCAATATCAGGACCCACCCCTATCCCGGGTTCGCCACCGATATGCAAGCGCAAATGACGGCTCTCATGTCTATTGCCCAGGGGAGCAGCGTCATCACCGAAACAGTTTTTGAAAACCGATTTATGCACGTGAATGAGCTGCTGAGGATGGGTGCGGACATCAAGGTGGTTGGTACTACCGCGTTCGTCCACGGAGTTCCCACGCTGTCGGGCGCGCCAGTGATGGCCACCGACCTGCGGGCGAGCGCATCGCTGGTTCTGGCGGGACTGGCCGCTCAGGGGATTACGACTATCTCGCGTGTCTACCATCTGGACCGGGGATACGAGTCGATTGAGCAGAAGCTCCTCGGCCTCGGCGCCAGCATCGAGCGAGTCGCAGAATAAAGGAGAGTTTCGGGTTTTGAGTCCCGAGTTTCGAGTTGGGACCAGAAACCCGAAACCCGAAACGCGAAACATGGAACATGGAACCCACAAATAACGACGTGATCGCGATCGCGCTGCCGAAGGGTCGGTTGCTGACCCCTATCCTTGAACTCTTTGAGGGGATCGGTTTTCCGTGCGTGAAGGTCTTTTCTGACTCACGGCGCTTGATCTACGAGGATCGCGATCGGCAACTCCGATTCCTCATACTCCGGCCTGCCGACATCCCGACCTATGTGGAGCGCGGGGCCGCCGACATGGGTATCGCGGGGAAAGACCAGCTTCTCGAGCAGCGCCGGGATGTCTATGAGCCGCTGGATCTCAGGTTCGGTGCATGTCGACTTGTCGTGGCCGAGCCGGCTGAACTCCATAAGCAGGATGATCCTCATTCCTGGTCGAACCTGAGGGTGGCCACCAAATATCCAAACCTTGCGGAAGCGTACTTCAGTCGTAAAGGGATCCAGGCGGAGATCATCAAGCTGACCGGTTCTCTTGAACTTGCGCCCCTTGTAGGGCTGGCCGAGCGGATCATTGATCTCGTAGAAACCGGGC
This window contains:
- the murA gene encoding UDP-N-acetylglucosamine 1-carboxyvinyltransferase encodes the protein MDKLIIRGGAPLRGQVEVSGAKNAALPAMVASLLTEESIRLHRIPQLGDVRTIIGLLNHLGVSVEGRDREPISLRADRIDRFEAPYQLVKTMRASVLVLGPLLARFGRARVSLPGGCAIGTRPINLHLAALEKMGATVSLDAGYVEAKAPRLKGARITFDGQTVTGTENLMMAATLADGVTVLENAACEPEVTDLAALLNRMGARIEGAGTPTISIEGTSHLHGAEHEVIPDRVETGTFMVAAAITGGDVTINRCLPYHLEAVTEKLRETGVRVEETDCSIRVVGDGHVRGVNIRTHPYPGFATDMQAQMTALMSIAQGSSVITETVFENRFMHVNELLRMGADIKVVGTTAFVHGVPTLSGAPVMATDLRASASLVLAGLAAQGITTISRVYHLDRGYESIEQKLLGLGASIERVAE
- the hisG gene encoding ATP phosphoribosyltransferase, translating into MEPTNNDVIAIALPKGRLLTPILELFEGIGFPCVKVFSDSRRLIYEDRDRQLRFLILRPADIPTYVERGAADMGIAGKDQLLEQRRDVYEPLDLRFGACRLVVAEPAELHKQDDPHSWSNLRVATKYPNLAEAYFSRKGIQAEIIKLTGSLELAPLVGLAERIIDLVETGQTLKENGLVEVEEIVKSTARLIVNRASLKTKYRRVQDLVEKMRAQVEAHTAGARA